AAAGTGTGGTTACTTTTCCTAAAAATATTTTTGCATCTACAATGGGCTTAGGTAAAAAGACTGAATTTAAAGCAAATTCAAATGCAAGCAAGGCTCCTAAAGTTGATTTTAACAACTAGGAAGTGGACACAGTGAAACGAAAAAAGACGAATATCTGGCTGTGGTTATTATTATTACCATTTTTGTCACTGTTCCAAACTACTCTTGTTCAGGCAGCCAGTTTACCTAATACGCCAGCTGAAAATTATTTTGACCAAGTGAATTTGCTAGATTCACAGACACAAAATTTAGTTAATGCTAAGAACCAACAATATGAAGGAACCAAGGCTAAACCACAAATTATGTTGGCTGTGGTAAAATCTACTGGCGATACCGATATAGACCAGTATGCAGCTGATTTATTTTCAAAATGGAGAATTGGTCAAAAGAATTCGGATAATGGTATTCTAATTCTTTACGCCTTAAATGGTGGGAAACGTAATGTTCGTATCGAGGTTGGTTATGGATTAGAAGATGTGGTTACAGATAGCCAATCTGGACAAATTTTGAACAATAATACGGCAGAATTGAAATCTACTTCCTCTACAATCGTAAACCAGGGATTGCAGAAAACATTCGATAGCGTAGCAACATTAGTTGATAAACATTATGGCTATAAAAATAATAAAAGTGCAATTTCTGGTAATGAAAATCAGAATGTAGTTAAATCTGATCGTAATCTTTTCAATTGGAAAAATATTTTGCAACTAATCGTTTTGCTTATTTTTATCGGTTTTATAATCAGTCCTTGGGGTCGCAGTTGGCAATTCTGGTCAATAATAGCTTGGCTTTTCAATAATAATAATGATCATTTTGGTGGCTTTGGTGGTGGTTCTTCAGGTGGTGGTGGATCCTCTGGCGGTGGTGGTGCAAGCATTTAGATTCTAGAATATTTAAGATTTATTTTCCGTTTATTTTTCCATTTGGAATACCGAGATAATATTTACGCTTAAAATATCGTAGTATTTGCGGACTATGATGTAATAATAGTTATTTATAGTTTCTAAAAAGCAAAAGTGTGAAAAAGAGAGATGAAAATAGTTGATTATTTTTAGTGAATTATTGCAGCAAACGCCAAGTGTATCTGCAATATCGCATTCGAGAATTGGTGTAGAGCGCGAAAGCCAGCGAGTAACTTTAGACGGAAAGTTAGCTGGTACTGATCACCCGATCGTATTTGGTAGTCGTCGGTTTCATCCCTATATTAAAACAGACTTTGCCGAGACACAGTTAGAAATCGTAACCCCGGTAGTGGATACTGTGAATGATTTGTTCCATTGGTTGGCTGCATTACATGATGTGGTCTACCAGTCATTACCAACTAATGAAATGTTGTGGCCTCTTAGCATGCCACCAGCATTGCCAAGTTGTGAAGATCAGATTAGCCTAGCTAAGTTACCCGACTTTAAGGATGTTTTGTATCGACGTTATTTGGCAAAAACTTATGGTCGGCGTAAACAGATGATCAGTGGCTTACATTTTAATTTTGAGCTTCCGGCTGTGTTGGTTGAAGCATTGTATCGCCAACAATGTGAAATTAAGGATCTTGCCTGTTTTAAAACAACTCTCTATTTAAAAATAGCGCGTAATTATCTGCATTACCGTTGGGTGATTACTTATTTGTTCGGTGCATCTCCTGTTGCCGAACGTAACTACTTTAAGCACCATGAAGAGAAGCCCCAGAAGATAGTTCGAAGCATTAGAAACAGTGAGTTCGGTTATCGCAATAAAGAAAATGTTCAAGTATCGTTCGAATCATTGAAAATCTATCTCAGTGATATCGAATCTCAAATACGCAAAGGTAATTTACTTGAAGAGAAAGAATTTTATTCTTCAGTTAGGTTGCGCGAGAGCCAAAATATAGTCAGATGTAAACAAACAAAAATTGATTATCTTGAGTTAAGAAATATCGATATTAATCCATTTGAACGATATGGAATTAGTAAAAATCAGATTGTGTTTATGGAACTATTTATGCTATTCATGCTTTGGACAGATGAGAAGAAAAATGGTGATGATTGGATAGCAACTGGTAATCAAACCAATAATGAGGTGGCGCTTGAGTCACCATTAGCACCAACTTGTTATCGAACAAACGGCCTTAAAATAATTAATTTAATGAAAAAAATGACAAAGCAGTTGAATTTAAATGGTTATGAAGAAGTGCTACAACAGTCCCAGGACATGCTCATAGATGTTACAAAAACGATTGGTGGACGAATGACGAAGGGGTTAATGGCCACTAAACAATCGGATTTGGCAACAGCAATCGGATTAAAGAATCGTAGGGTTACCATGCAGGTACCTTATCAATTAAACGGCTTTGTCAATATGGAGCTATCAACACAAATCTTAATGTTTGATGCAATTCAAAAAGGTATTATGGTGGACATGGTCGATGAAAATGATCAGTTATTAAAACTACAATTGGGTCACCAAATTGAGTATGTTAAGAATGGTAATATGACAAGTCGAGATAGTTATATTGTGCCGCTGATCATGAAAAATAAGACGGCTACTAAAAGGATTTTGGTCACGGCGGGGTTTAATGTTCCAATCGGAGTTGAATTTGTTAACGCGGACACGGCTTTAGCGGCCTATTCAAGATTTGTGGGTGAACCGATTGTGATTAAGCCCCAGTCGGCTAATTACGGTAGGGGAGTTTCCGTATTTCAGTTTTCTCCTTCTCTAGCTGATTATCAACAAGCAATTCGGCGAGCATTTACTGAATGTTCGACTGTACTGGTTGAGAATTTTTTTGCAGGGCCTGAATATCGGTTTTTAGTAATTAATGATAAAATAAAGGCAGTATTATTACGAATTCCAGCTAATGTTATTGGTGATGGGCATCATACAGTAAAACAGTTAGTTGCAATTAAAAATAAGAGTACTTTACGTGGCCTGAATGATCGAACACCGCTTACAAAGATTTCTTTGGGTGTGGTCGAACAAGCCATGTTGAAAAGCCAAAGCCTTACGGTTGATTCAATTCCGGTGGTTGGTAAGCGCACCTATCTTAGAAAAAATTCAAATATCAGTTCCGGTGGTGATTCCATTGATGTAACTGATCAAATTGACTTTACTTACAAGGAAAAAGCTGTAGCTGCTGTGAAGTGTTTAGGTGCAAAAATATGTGGAATTGATTTGATTATTCCAGATAGATTAGTTCCGGTTTCTAGTCACGAGTCCTACTCAATTATCGAGGCCAACTACAATCCGATGATGGATATGCATTGCTATCCCTATAAGGGTAAAAAACGTCGAGTAACAGTAGACGTGTTAGAGTTCCTGTTTCCACAACTAACCAATTTGTAATGCTTCATTCAATAATGATAATAATGATGAGTACGCAAAAATAAATATATAGTAAAAGGCAATCATAATTTCCAATTTGGAGTACATCCTTTTGGAGGATCATGATTGCCTTTTTAAACGCTTGTATGTTTAAGGCTTTACAAGAGAGTTATCTGGTGTGGTAGACTTATTACTACTTTTTATCGTTATAATTAGACGGTGAGAAAGACAAATACTTTGTTGACCTGGTTTACTAATCCAACCAGTATTGACAGCAATCTGGTCTGGTGTATTGTCTTCCTTGTCTCGAATGCGTGTCCCATTAACTTCTATAATATTATATTCACCAGAGTGTGGGTGTAAGGTAAATAATTTATGTGGTGTTTTTTTTGATAATTTAATTTTTTTTGGGTCTTCGGAATATATAGTGGAATTACTTTTTTAATAGTTTAAAAACAACTGGTGTTTAAATCGGATTTTCTAGTGGGATGTTAGGACAATCAATAGTATTATAAAAGTATCAATCACATACGAGTGATACGTTGGGGAAAAAATAAAATAGTCCAATTTACTTGACCGTGTACTATGGTACACGGTTTATAATATTCATGGGGTGAAATAAGATGATTTACCGCATTAGTGAGTTTGCAGAAAAATGTGGCGTTAATAAAGAAACGATTAGATATTACGAGCGAAAAAATTTACTACAAGAACCTCACCGAACGGAAGCTGGTTATCGGATATATTCATATGATGACGTTAAGCGTGTTGGGTTTATTAAACGAATACAGGAACTTGGATTTTCTTTAAACGAGATTTATAAATTACTTGGTGTTGTAGATAAAGATGAAGTTCGTTGTCAAGATATGTTCGAATTTGTTTCTAAAAAACAAATGGAAGTTCAAAAACAAATAGAGGATTTAAAACGAATTGAAACTATGTTAGACGACTTAAAACAACGATGTCCAGATGAAAAGCAATTACATTCGTGTCCAATAATAGAAACATTAACATGAGAGATTAACGAAAGGGGCTTTATTATGAATAAATTTAAGGTAAACATTCAAGGAATGACCTGTGCGGGTTGTGAAAAACACGTTGAATCAGCACTTGAAAAGATAGGTGCTAAAAATATTGAGTCTAGTTTTCGTCGTGGTGAAGCAGTATTTGAACTACCCAATGAAATTGAGGTTGAAAGTGCAATAAAGGCGATTGATGAAGCAAATTACAAAGCCAGAGAAATTGAAGAAGTATCATCACTAGAAAACGTGGCGTTAAGTAATGAAGACAATTATGACCTTCTTATTATTGGTTCTGGTGCTGCTGCCTTTTCATCGGCAATTAAAGCTATAGAATACGGTGCAAAAGTTGGAATGATTGAGCGTGGAACGGTTGGGGGAACCTGTGTGAATATTGGCTGTGTTCCGTCAAAAACTCTTCTTAGGGCAGGGGAAATCAATCATTTATCAAAAGACAACCCGTTTATAGGTTTACAAACATCCGCTGGAGAAGTGGATTTAGCTAGTTTAATCACGCAAAAGGATAAATTGGTGAGCGAACTTCGGAATCAAAAATATGTGGATTTAATTGATGAATATAATTTTGATTTAATTAAAGGTGAAGCAAAATTCGTTGATGCTAGTACGGTTGAGGTCAATGGGGCAAAGTTATCTGCAAAACGCTTTTTAATTGCAACAGGTGCATCTCCTTCATTGCCCCAAATTTCAGGACTTGAAGAAATGGACTATTTAACTAGTACAACACTTCTTGAGTTAAAGAAAATACCAAAACGATTAACTGTAATTGGTTCAGGATACATTGGAATGGAGCTTGGACAACTATTTCATCATTTAGGTTCAGAAATAACGCTTATGCAAAGAAGTGAGCGACTTTTAAAGGAGTATGATCCTGAGATTTCAGAGTCAGTTGAAAAAGCGTTAATTGAACAGGGGATAAGCCTTGTCAAAGGGGCAACTTTTGAGCGTGTTGTACAAAGTGGAGAGATAAAAAAGGTTTACGTAACAGTAAATGGCAGTAAAGAAGTTATTGAATCAGATCAGTTACTTGTTGCCACTGGAAGAAAACCAAATACGGATTCTTTAAATTTAAGTGCGGCAGGTGTTGAAACCGGAAAAAATAATGAAATCCTGATCAATGATTTTGGTCAAACAAGTAATGAAAAGATTTATGCAGCAGGAGATGTGACGTTAGGACCGCAATTTGTATATGTAGCAGCCTATGAAGGTGGAATTATTACTGATAATGCTATCGGTGGGTTAAACAAAAAAATAGATTTATCGGTAGTTCCTGCTGTTACGTTTACGAATCCAACGGTTGCAACGGT
This genomic window from Lactobacillus sp. CBA3606 contains:
- a CDS encoding YgcG family protein, producing MKRKKTNIWLWLLLLPFLSLFQTTLVQAASLPNTPAENYFDQVNLLDSQTQNLVNAKNQQYEGTKAKPQIMLAVVKSTGDTDIDQYAADLFSKWRIGQKNSDNGILILYALNGGKRNVRIEVGYGLEDVVTDSQSGQILNNNTAELKSTSSTIVNQGLQKTFDSVATLVDKHYGYKNNKSAISGNENQNVVKSDRNLFNWKNILQLIVLLIFIGFIISPWGRSWQFWSIIAWLFNNNNDHFGGFGGGSSGGGGSSGGGGASI
- the gshAB gene encoding bifunctional glutamate--cysteine ligase GshA/glutathione synthetase GshB is translated as MIIFSELLQQTPSVSAISHSRIGVERESQRVTLDGKLAGTDHPIVFGSRRFHPYIKTDFAETQLEIVTPVVDTVNDLFHWLAALHDVVYQSLPTNEMLWPLSMPPALPSCEDQISLAKLPDFKDVLYRRYLAKTYGRRKQMISGLHFNFELPAVLVEALYRQQCEIKDLACFKTTLYLKIARNYLHYRWVITYLFGASPVAERNYFKHHEEKPQKIVRSIRNSEFGYRNKENVQVSFESLKIYLSDIESQIRKGNLLEEKEFYSSVRLRESQNIVRCKQTKIDYLELRNIDINPFERYGISKNQIVFMELFMLFMLWTDEKKNGDDWIATGNQTNNEVALESPLAPTCYRTNGLKIINLMKKMTKQLNLNGYEEVLQQSQDMLIDVTKTIGGRMTKGLMATKQSDLATAIGLKNRRVTMQVPYQLNGFVNMELSTQILMFDAIQKGIMVDMVDENDQLLKLQLGHQIEYVKNGNMTSRDSYIVPLIMKNKTATKRILVTAGFNVPIGVEFVNADTALAAYSRFVGEPIVIKPQSANYGRGVSVFQFSPSLADYQQAIRRAFTECSTVLVENFFAGPEYRFLVINDKIKAVLLRIPANVIGDGHHTVKQLVAIKNKSTLRGLNDRTPLTKISLGVVEQAMLKSQSLTVDSIPVVGKRTYLRKNSNISSGGDSIDVTDQIDFTYKEKAVAAVKCLGAKICGIDLIIPDRLVPVSSHESYSIIEANYNPMMDMHCYPYKGKKRRVTVDVLEFLFPQLTNL
- the merR gene encoding Hg(II)-responsive transcriptional regulator; translation: MIYRISEFAEKCGVNKETIRYYERKNLLQEPHRTEAGYRIYSYDDVKRVGFIKRIQELGFSLNEIYKLLGVVDKDEVRCQDMFEFVSKKQMEVQKQIEDLKRIETMLDDLKQRCPDEKQLHSCPIIETLT
- the merA gene encoding mercury(II) reductase → MNKFKVNIQGMTCAGCEKHVESALEKIGAKNIESSFRRGEAVFELPNEIEVESAIKAIDEANYKAREIEEVSSLENVALSNEDNYDLLIIGSGAAAFSSAIKAIEYGAKVGMIERGTVGGTCVNIGCVPSKTLLRAGEINHLSKDNPFIGLQTSAGEVDLASLITQKDKLVSELRNQKYVDLIDEYNFDLIKGEAKFVDASTVEVNGAKLSAKRFLIATGASPSLPQISGLEEMDYLTSTTLLELKKIPKRLTVIGSGYIGMELGQLFHHLGSEITLMQRSERLLKEYDPEISESVEKALIEQGISLVKGATFERVVQSGEIKKVYVTVNGSKEVIESDQLLVATGRKPNTDSLNLSAAGVETGKNNEILINDFGQTSNEKIYAAGDVTLGPQFVYVAAYEGGIITDNAIGGLNKKIDLSVVPAVTFTNPTVATVGLTEEQAKEKGYDVKTSVLPLDAVPRAIVNRETTGVFKLVADAETLKVLGVHIVSENAGDVIYAASLAVKFNLTIEDLTETLAPYLTMAEGLKLAALTFDKNVSKLSCCAV